In the Anser cygnoides isolate HZ-2024a breed goose chromosome 27, Taihu_goose_T2T_genome, whole genome shotgun sequence genome, one interval contains:
- the LOC106045683 gene encoding mucosa-associated lymphoid tissue lymphoma translocation protein 1-like isoform X1 produces MPWCGGELLFLTFISSAWGSVRAELRAEGSRQAPPAGAALRLGPGRARGRRWRGRDGGLEPAHQLAGRGGGGPALRAPGQRQPGLAQAGRGGRGGETLQVQRGGAGGVLAEGAGAPRQPHAVPPAAPGRARLHPQVPAGLPGQDGARAGLPVHDMIRITVQPESQVVAEGARVSLTCWATGPPGLAYQWFCGKQEVPGATAPELVIDTAAPPGPPRWFICRVNCGAAFAFSRWAHVQVERSSSPSSASGYCPTMAGLQILQQPQPCCLAEGDTLLLECRAIGNPPPQYQWFRNRRPVEGARAPRLQVQLVTTAERGSYSCRVFNLFHEVWSQEVDVEIGPRLFASGGSWQDGDGGPPEPGSPDQLYATDKVALLIGNMRYLHHKHLKAPMVDVHALSSLLRQLDFKVVSLLDLGKDEMQMAVNEFLLLLDKGVYGGAASGGTGGACTGGVWGWRGEKRGQPGVRTGGGPEAWGRARRDVTRCCPLPPGLLYYAGHGYENFGNSFMVPIDAPSSYTSAHCLCVQRVLQSMQQRHTGLNIFLLDMCRKRNLNDDIIPQVGALQVTANIVFGYATCADAEAYELSQGEFSNGVFVSFLKRWLLDDEKITVLLDKVAEDMGTLEITRGRQALELRSNLSERRALTDPIRAPGRDETSARNLQWAKAHVLPESRHLHFSCGVTVQLGFAAEFSNIMIIYTRILAAPRDVTECVAKLTDIPEELDVDLKCTNKESPEEVGSPLSPSWSPGCPSCCLYSRLCGLQKLRQELAFTVCLQYRYRGMDDFVEERRAVSVGKPLIAKLNLRLGPAAASQPPLESSVSPLSSSPPGSWGAAGDFWGNTPEENLSPKGPGSHSL; encoded by the exons ATGCCGTGGTGCGGGGgagagcttttgtttttaaccttcaTTTCCTCTGCGTGGGGCTCGGTGCGCGCCGAGCTCAGAGCTGAGGGCTCCAGGCAGGCTCCTccggcaggagctgccctgAGGCTGGGGCCAGGCCGTGCCAGAG GCAGGCGGTGGCGGGGACGGGATGGGGGACTGGAGCCTGCCCATCAGCTCGCTGGGCGAGGAGGTGGTGGCCCGGCTCTGCGAGCTCCTGGACAACGCCAGCCGGGGCTGGCGCAAGCTGGCCGAGGTGGCCGGGGCGGAGAAACGCTTCAAGTGCAG cgaggaggagctggaggtgtgcTCGCTGAAGGTGCTGGAGCCCCGCGGCAGCCCCACGCagtgcctcctgcagctcctggccgAGCGCGACTGCACCCTCAAGTACCTGCTGGGCTGCCTGGACAGGATGGGGCACGCGCAGGCCTGCCAG TCCATGACATGATCCGCATCACGGTGCAGCCGGAGTCGCAGGTGGTGGCGGAGGGCGCGCGGGTGTCCCTCACCTGCTGGGCCACCGGCCCGCCGGGGCTCGCCTACCAGTGGTTCTGCGGGAAGCAGGAG GTGCCCGGAGCCACGGCCCCGGAGCTGGTGATCGACacggccgccccgccgggcccaCCCCGGTGGTTCATCTGCCGCGTGAACTGCGGGGCTGCCTTCGCCTTCTCCAGGTGGGCCCACGTCCAGgtggagaggagcagcagccctAGCTCAG ccagcgGTTACTGCCCCACCATGGCGGGGCTGCAGatcctgcagcagccacagccgTGCTGCCTGGCTGAGGGGGACACGCTGCTGCTGGAGTGCAGAGCCATCGGCAACCCGCCGCCGCAGTACCAGTGGTTCAGGAACCGGCGTCCCGTGGAGGGTGCGCGGGCGCCCCGGCTCCAG GTGCAGCTGGTGACGACGGCCGAGCGGGGCAGCTACTCCTGCCGCGTGTTCAACCTCTTCCACGAGGTGTGGAGCCAGGAGGTGGACGTGGAGATcg GCCCACGGCTCTTCGCCTCTGGAGGCTCCTGGCAGGATGGGGACGGAG GCCCCCCAGAGCCCGGCAGTCCTGACCAGCTGTACG CCACCGACAAAGTGGCCCTGCTGATCGGCAACATGCGCTACCTGCACCACAAGCACCTGAAGGCGCCCATGGTGGACGTGCACGCGCTGAGCTCCCTCCTGCGCCAGCTCGACTTCAAGGTGGTCTCGCTGCTGGACCTGGGCAAGGACGAGATGCAGATGGCTGTCAAtgagttcctcctgctcctcGACAAGGGCGTCTACGGTGGGGCAGCTTcagggggaactgggggggctTGCActggtggggtttgggggtggcgGGGTGAGAAGCGGGGACAGCCTGGGGTGAGGActggggggggccctgaggCTTGGGGACGTGCAAGGAGGGACGTGAcccgctgctgtcccctcccgcCAGGTTTGCTTTACTACGCTGGGCATGGCTACGAAAATTTTGGCAACAGCTTCATGGTGCCCATCGACGCCCCCAGTTCCTACACCTCCGCCCACTGCCTGTGCGTGCAGCGGGTGCTACAGAGCATGCAGCAGCGGCACACCGGCCTCAACATCTTCCTGCTCGACATGTGCCGCAAGAG GAACCTCAACGACGACATCATCCCGCAGGTCGGGGCGCTGCAGGTGACGGCCAACATCGTCTTCGGCTACGCCAC GTGCGCAGACGCCGAAGCCTACGAGCTGAGCCAGGGCGAGTTCTCCAACGGCGTCTTCGTCAGCTTCCTCAAGCGCTGGCTGCTGGATGACGAGAAGATCACGGTGCTGCTGGACAAGGTGGCCGAGG ACATGGGCACCCTGGAGATCACGCGGGGCCGCCAGGCGCTGGAGCTCCGCAGCAACCTCTCAGAGAGGCGAGCGCTGACGGACCCCATCCGTGCCCCGGGCCGGGACGAGACCTCTGCCAGGAACCTGCAGTGGGCCAAGGCCCACG TGCTCCCGGAGAGCCGCCACCTGCACTTCAGCTGCGGCGTCACCGTCCAGCTGGGCTTCGCTGCCGAGTTCTCCAACATCATGATCATCTACACCCGCATCCTGGCCGCCCCCAGGGACGTCACTGAGTGCGTGGCCAAGCTCACCGACATCCCCGAG GAGCTGGACGTGGACCTCAAGTGCACCAACAAGGAGAGCCCCGAGGAGGTGGGCAGCCCCTTGTCACCCTCCTGGAGCCCCGGCTGCCCCTCCTGTTGCCTCTACAGCCGCCTCTGCGGCCTGCAGAAACTGCGG caggagctggccttCACCGTGTGCCTGCAGTACCGCTACCGCGGCATGGACGACTTCGTGGAGGAGAGGCGGGCAGTGAGCGTGGGCAAGCCGCTCATCGCCAAGCTCAACCTGCgcctcggccccgccgccgcctcgcagCCCCCCTTGGAGAGCTCCGTCAGCCCCCTCTCCAGCTCGcccccggggagctggggggcggcgggggacTTCTGGGGAAACACCCCCGAGGAGAACCTGAGCCCCAAGGGGCCAGGCTCACACAGCCTGTAG
- the LOC106045683 gene encoding mucosa-associated lymphoid tissue lymphoma translocation protein 1-like isoform X6, translated as MGDWSLPISSLGEEVVARLCELLDNASRGWRKLAEVAGAEKRFKCSEEELEVCSLKVLEPRGSPTQCLLQLLAERDCTLKYLLGCLDRMGHAQACQVLSSAVHDMIRITVQPESQVVAEGARVSLTCWATGPPGLAYQWFCGKQEVPGATAPELVIDTAAPPGPPRWFICRVNCGAAFAFSRWAHVQVERSSSPSSASGYCPTMAGLQILQQPQPCCLAEGDTLLLECRAIGNPPPQYQWFRNRRPVEGARAPRLQVQLVTTAERGSYSCRVFNLFHEVWSQEVDVEIGPRLFASGGSWQDGDGGPPEPGSPDQLYATDKVALLIGNMRYLHHKHLKAPMVDVHALSSLLRQLDFKVVSLLDLGKDEMQMAVNEFLLLLDKGVYGLLYYAGHGYENFGNSFMVPIDAPSSYTSAHCLCVQRVLQSMQQRHTGLNIFLLDMCRKRNLNDDIIPQVGALQVTANIVFGYATCADAEAYELSQGEFSNGVFVSFLKRWLLDDEKITVLLDKVAEDMGTLEITRGRQALELRSNLSERRALTDPIRAPGRDETSARNLQWAKAHVLPESRHLHFSCGVTVQLGFAAEFSNIMIIYTRILAAPRDVTECVAKLTDIPEELDVDLKCTNKESPEEVGSPLSPSWSPGCPSCCLYSRLCGLQKLRQELAFTVCLQYRYRGMDDFVEERRAVSVGKPLIAKLNLRLGPAAASQPPLESSVSPLSSSPPGSWGAAGDFWGNTPEENLSPKGPGSHSL; from the exons ATGGGGGACTGGAGCCTGCCCATCAGCTCGCTGGGCGAGGAGGTGGTGGCCCGGCTCTGCGAGCTCCTGGACAACGCCAGCCGGGGCTGGCGCAAGCTGGCCGAGGTGGCCGGGGCGGAGAAACGCTTCAAGTGCAG cgaggaggagctggaggtgtgcTCGCTGAAGGTGCTGGAGCCCCGCGGCAGCCCCACGCagtgcctcctgcagctcctggccgAGCGCGACTGCACCCTCAAGTACCTGCTGGGCTGCCTGGACAGGATGGGGCACGCGCAGGCCTGCCAGGTCCTCAGCAGCGCCG TCCATGACATGATCCGCATCACGGTGCAGCCGGAGTCGCAGGTGGTGGCGGAGGGCGCGCGGGTGTCCCTCACCTGCTGGGCCACCGGCCCGCCGGGGCTCGCCTACCAGTGGTTCTGCGGGAAGCAGGAG GTGCCCGGAGCCACGGCCCCGGAGCTGGTGATCGACacggccgccccgccgggcccaCCCCGGTGGTTCATCTGCCGCGTGAACTGCGGGGCTGCCTTCGCCTTCTCCAGGTGGGCCCACGTCCAGgtggagaggagcagcagccctAGCTCAG ccagcgGTTACTGCCCCACCATGGCGGGGCTGCAGatcctgcagcagccacagccgTGCTGCCTGGCTGAGGGGGACACGCTGCTGCTGGAGTGCAGAGCCATCGGCAACCCGCCGCCGCAGTACCAGTGGTTCAGGAACCGGCGTCCCGTGGAGGGTGCGCGGGCGCCCCGGCTCCAG GTGCAGCTGGTGACGACGGCCGAGCGGGGCAGCTACTCCTGCCGCGTGTTCAACCTCTTCCACGAGGTGTGGAGCCAGGAGGTGGACGTGGAGATcg GCCCACGGCTCTTCGCCTCTGGAGGCTCCTGGCAGGATGGGGACGGAG GCCCCCCAGAGCCCGGCAGTCCTGACCAGCTGTACG CCACCGACAAAGTGGCCCTGCTGATCGGCAACATGCGCTACCTGCACCACAAGCACCTGAAGGCGCCCATGGTGGACGTGCACGCGCTGAGCTCCCTCCTGCGCCAGCTCGACTTCAAGGTGGTCTCGCTGCTGGACCTGGGCAAGGACGAGATGCAGATGGCTGTCAAtgagttcctcctgctcctcGACAAGGGCGTCTACG GTTTGCTTTACTACGCTGGGCATGGCTACGAAAATTTTGGCAACAGCTTCATGGTGCCCATCGACGCCCCCAGTTCCTACACCTCCGCCCACTGCCTGTGCGTGCAGCGGGTGCTACAGAGCATGCAGCAGCGGCACACCGGCCTCAACATCTTCCTGCTCGACATGTGCCGCAAGAG GAACCTCAACGACGACATCATCCCGCAGGTCGGGGCGCTGCAGGTGACGGCCAACATCGTCTTCGGCTACGCCAC GTGCGCAGACGCCGAAGCCTACGAGCTGAGCCAGGGCGAGTTCTCCAACGGCGTCTTCGTCAGCTTCCTCAAGCGCTGGCTGCTGGATGACGAGAAGATCACGGTGCTGCTGGACAAGGTGGCCGAGG ACATGGGCACCCTGGAGATCACGCGGGGCCGCCAGGCGCTGGAGCTCCGCAGCAACCTCTCAGAGAGGCGAGCGCTGACGGACCCCATCCGTGCCCCGGGCCGGGACGAGACCTCTGCCAGGAACCTGCAGTGGGCCAAGGCCCACG TGCTCCCGGAGAGCCGCCACCTGCACTTCAGCTGCGGCGTCACCGTCCAGCTGGGCTTCGCTGCCGAGTTCTCCAACATCATGATCATCTACACCCGCATCCTGGCCGCCCCCAGGGACGTCACTGAGTGCGTGGCCAAGCTCACCGACATCCCCGAG GAGCTGGACGTGGACCTCAAGTGCACCAACAAGGAGAGCCCCGAGGAGGTGGGCAGCCCCTTGTCACCCTCCTGGAGCCCCGGCTGCCCCTCCTGTTGCCTCTACAGCCGCCTCTGCGGCCTGCAGAAACTGCGG caggagctggccttCACCGTGTGCCTGCAGTACCGCTACCGCGGCATGGACGACTTCGTGGAGGAGAGGCGGGCAGTGAGCGTGGGCAAGCCGCTCATCGCCAAGCTCAACCTGCgcctcggccccgccgccgcctcgcagCCCCCCTTGGAGAGCTCCGTCAGCCCCCTCTCCAGCTCGcccccggggagctggggggcggcgggggacTTCTGGGGAAACACCCCCGAGGAGAACCTGAGCCCCAAGGGGCCAGGCTCACACAGCCTGTAG